One segment of Carya illinoinensis cultivar Pawnee chromosome 13, C.illinoinensisPawnee_v1, whole genome shotgun sequence DNA contains the following:
- the LOC122292276 gene encoding trans-cinnamate 4-monooxygenase-like produces MDLLLLEKTLLSLFLTAVVAITISKLRGKRFKLPPGPIPVPVFGNWLQVGDDLNHRNLTDLAKKFGDIFLLRMGQRNLVVVSSPELAKEVLHTQGVEFGSRTRNVVFDIFTGKGQDMVFTVYGEHWRKMRRIMTVPFFTNKVVQQHRSGWEEEAACVVEDVKNNPEASKTGIVIRRRLQLMMYNNMYRIMFHRRFESLDDPLFLKLRTLNGERSRLAQSFEYNYGDFIPILRPFLRGYLKICKEVKDTRLKLFKDYFIDDGKNFGSTKATDNEGLKSAMDHILDAQKKGEINEDNVLYIVENINVAAIETTLWSIEWGLAELVNHPEVQKKVQHELDTVLGPGVQVTEPDLQKLPYLQAVVKEVLRLRMAIPLLVPHMNLNEAKLGGYDIPAESKVLVNAWWLANNPAHWKNPEEFRPERFLEEESKVEANGNDFRFLPFGVGRRSCPGIILALPILGITLGRLAQNFELCPPPGQSKIDTSEKGGQFSLHILKHSTIVLKERSF; encoded by the exons ATGGATCTCCTCCTGTTGGAGAAGACCCTGTTATCCTTGTTCCTAACCGCGGTTGTGGCTATCACCATATCTAAACTTCGCGGCAAGAGGTTTAAGCTGCCTCCCGGACCGATTCCGGTGCCTGTGTTCGGCAACTGGCTCCAAGTCGGTGATGACTTGAACCACCGCAACCTCACCGACCTGGCCAAGAAATTCGGGGACATTTTCTTGCTCCGAATGGGCCAGCGTAACCTCGTGGTGGTGTCGTCGCCCGAGCTGGCCAAAGAGGTGTTGCATACGCAGGGGGTGGAGTTCGGGTCCAGGACCCGAAATGTTGTCTTCGATATCTTCACGGGGAAGGGACAGGACATGGTGTTCACGGTTTACGGCGAGCATTGGAGGAAGATGCGTCGGATCATGACCGTGCCTTTCTTCACCAACAAGGTAGTCCAGCAGCACAGGTCCGGTTGGGAAGAAGAGGCGGCATGCGTGGTGGAGGACGTGAAGAATAACCCAGAAGCGTCGAAGACTGGGATCGTCATAAGGAGGCGGTTGCAGCTGATGATGTACAACAACATGTACAGAATCATGTTCCATAGGAGGTTCGAGAGCTTGGATGATCCTTTGTTCTTGAAGCTCAGGACCCTGAACGGAGAAAGGAGTAGATTAGCTCAGAGCTTTGAATACAACTATGGCGACTTCATTCCCATTTTGAGACCCTTCTTGAGAGGCTACCTCAAGATCTGCAAGGAAGTCAAAGACACTAGGTTGAAGCTCTTCAAGGACTATTTCATCGACGACGGGAA GAATTTTGGGAGCACGAAGGCCACGGACAACGAAGGCTTGAAAAGTGCCATGGACCATATTCTGGACGCTCAGAAGAAAGGAGAGATCAACGAAGACAACGTACTTTACATTGTTGAGAACATTAACGTTGCCG CAATTGAAACAACATTATGGTCAATTGAATGGGGGCTAGCGGAACTTGTGAACCATCCTGAAGTCCAAAAGAAAGTCCAACATGAACTTGATACGGTGCTTGGACCCGGGGTGCAAGTCACTGAGCCCGACCTCCAAAAGCTCCCATACCTTCAAGCTGTGGTCAAAGAGGTTCTGAGGCTCCGAATGGCAATTCCTCTGCTCGTTCCGCACATGAACCTCAATGAGGCAAAGCTTGGTGGTTATGATATCCCTGCTGAGAGCAAAGTCCTAGTGAATGCATGGTGGCTTGCCAACAATCCAGCCCACTGGAAAAACCCAGAAGAGTTTCGACCCGAGAGGTTCTTGGAAGAGGAGTCCAAGGTTGAGGCCAATGGCAATGACTTCCGATTCCTTCCCTTTGGCGTTGGAAGAAGGAGCTGCCCTGGAATTATTCTTGCATTGCCAATTCTTGGAATCACTTTGGGTCGTTTAGCACAGAATTTTGAGCTCTGTCCTCCTCCAGGACAGTCCAAGATCGATACCTCCGAGAAGGGTGGGCAATTCAGTTTGCACATTTTAAAGCACTCCACCATTGTCCTAAAGGAAAGATCGTTTTAA